GGAAGCGACTGCTCTAGGTTGTGCAATTGCAGCCGGTGTGGGTATCAGTATTTACCCATCTTTATCCGAAGCCGGTAAGAAATTAGTGAAATTTGAACGCCAACATAAACCCAATATCGAATGCCATCAACGCTATAAACAACATAAAATAAAATGGGCAAACATCTACGCCAAGCAACTGCAACTCGTGGATAGTGGTTTAACCACATCACTATGGAAAGCTCCCGGCTTGTAATAGCGGTTTACTCAAATTAGGCTTAAATACAGAAAAACAACCCCTATCTGACAGTTGCGTTTAAAATAACAGTGGCTGTCAGATTAATTTGGGCTTAAATTCTTTTCCGACAAAATCCATTTTCCATCAAGCAATGTTACTATCGACGTGCTTTTGCAGCACATTTTTCCTTGATAAGTTTGATGATAGTTATAATATATCAGTCATTTATCTAAATCAGCTGGAAATGTCGCCGATAAAATCAGTTTTTATGATATTTCAATAAGTTAAAAAGATTAAGGAAATAAATTTGAAAAATACTTAATCAAGAGAAGATAACTTATAAAAAAACGCCTGAACTTACTTTGTAAAAAGATCATCATTTTCCTTAAAATTTCACTCTCCCATAAATTAATTAAACAAGATGCAATATAAAGTTATTACCACTCATTTCATTTTGAGCTACAGATGACAAGTGATTATCCGTAATAATATCTGTTAATTCATTTAAAGGTACGACACAAAAAAGCGAACATTGCCCATATTTACTGCTATCTGCGACCATAATTTTACGTTTAGCATTCTTTAATAAAGCTCTCTTAAGGTAGGCTTTCTCTTCTGTTGGTGCTGTTATACCTTTCTCCATACTCCATGAATTGCAACTGACAAAAGCAAAATCAGGATAAATGTTGCTCAATAAATTAACGCCATACGAACCGATACACGACTGACTACTATTATCTACTCTCCCACCAGTTATTATTACCTCAATCTGTTTATATTCAGACAGTAATAACGCAACATGTAAATCCGTCGTAATAACCCTTAATGGCATATGTGCCAGTTTTTTAGCAAGGCATAGTGTCGTTGTTCCAGCATCCAATACGATTGAGCTACCCGGCACAATCAAATGGCTCACATATTCTGCAATACGCTC
This sequence is a window from [Pasteurella] mairii. Protein-coding genes within it:
- the glcR gene encoding HTH-type transcriptional regulator — translated: MSQQRREAILLFLKNHNVATVEQLVRVTAASPATIRRDLIKLDKDGVIIRTHGGVGLKDFIPFQPSTNEKMLKHIIEKERIAEYVSHLIVPGSSIVLDAGTTTLCLAKKLAHMPLRVITTDLHVALLLSEYKQIEVIITGGRVDNSSQSCIGSYGVNLLSNIYPDFAFVSCNSWSMEKGITAPTEEKAYLKRALLKNAKRKIMVADSSKYGQCSLFCVVPLNELTDIITDNHLSSVAQNEMSGNNFILHLV